The DNA sequence ATGTCATTCAATTATATGTTGATTTTCTAAGAAAGAATAATAAAATTCTCTTTGATTATACTGTTCCCTCATCTTTGAAACATCAAGGGAAGAGAACCAATGCTTACGCTTCAACTCAAGACATAATAAAATTAATTGGAACAGCAGAACAATATAGTAATTTTAAGATTCGTGATCTTTGCATTTTACTTTTAATTATGGAATTAGGTTGTAGGCCAATTGAGGTAACTAGGCTTGTTATAAATGATCTTAGACCTAGTGAATCCCTCATCACCCTATTTTGTGAGAAATCGGGTCAACGAACATTGAAAATAAGTAAAGATTTATCAAAAGTTTTCAAAAAGTATTTATATATAAGAAATGAATACAGCCCAAATCATGATTTTGTGTTTATTAATACCTTTGGAGAACCTTTGTCTAGTTCTGGCGTTTCCAGCATGATAACGAGATTTAATAAAAAAGCCTTTGGTAAAGCAAAGATTAATGCTAAAGCTTTAAGACATACTTATGCAACTAATGCTCTTGATAATTTAAATGATTTTGATGAAGTATCAAAATCAATGGGACATCTAAATTGGACATCAACAGAGTATTATGTTCATAAAAGTGTGAAAAGGTTGCTGCAGAATTCTTTGCCATTTAATCCATTACATCAATTGGTAATAGGAGATGAAATTAATGCACATTGAGAGACATCCAGAAATTGAGCCAGAAGTTATTTGCGAGCAATATGGGATAGAGTTAAAAGACTTTTTAAACTTATTACAAGGCAATAGAAGAATTGAATCATCCAAAAATGCTGTAGAAATAATAAATGAATTTAGAATAATGCTTGAAATGGATTTGAAAAATGGAAGGAAAACGGAAGACACTCTATATTATTACAAATATTTTTTAGAGAGATTTAAAAATTTCCTAAATAAAGTAAATCCTAACTTTAGTCTACTTGATTTAAATCAAAACACCATGGATGACTTTTACAAGGAGACGATTCTTAGAAAAGGAAATATTTCTCCAGGTACTAAAAATACCTATCAGGGAATTGTCAAAGCGTTGATTGATTTTGCATATACCCAAAAGTATATATCTGAAGATATAAGAAGCCGATTTGAAATGTATAAGTACGAAAAGTTGCCACGCTATGTTCCGACAAAAGTAATTCGAAAATTATTAAATAAATCGTTAGAAACTTCCTCTCCTTACTTTAATTACACTGTAATCTACTTCCTAACAGGGACAGGCTGTAGATTAAGTGAATTAGTTAACGTTAGAATTGGGGATTTTAGGGTTGATGAAGATGTAATTTTCATTCGTCGAGGTAAGGGAAATAAGGAAAGATACATCCCAATGTATCCTGAAGTAAAAAAGGTGGTGATGGATTTCTTATCTAGAACTGGAGTAAATGAAATCAATTATTCCGATGAGCGCCACCTTTTCTCAAAAAGAATTTACGATAACAGGAGACCTGTTCTTGCCAGGTCAATCCAGATAATGTTAGAAAACTTGCAAGAAGCGATAGGGATTAAGAATCAATACTCTCCACATGCTTTTAGGCATTCCTTTGGTGTTCAGTCAGTAAAACAAGGGATGAGAATAGAAATCCTCCAACAAGTATTAGGACATGAGCATATTGAAACTACAACAATTTACACCAAGTTACATCCACATGATTTAAAAGATGAAGTTTTCGGAAAGTATCCGTTTCCTTTTGAAAAGTTGTTAAAGCATATGATAGGATTTGAGGAATAAGATATGTGTAATCTTAAATTAAAGGTCGAAGAATATAACAGAATTAGTCCATTAGCAGACTCTACAAAAAAAAAGTACGTAAAAGGATTAATGTTATTCTGTGAATTCTTATCACAAAAATTAAATTGTAATGTTGAAGAAATTGATTTAAGGAAAATTCATGTTATAAAATTAAAGAGTGGAGATATCTATACACCAATAAAATCCACCTTATTAGATGAATTTCTTTATGAAAACGCAAACGTAGGAGAAAGCTATCATAAACTAGCTTCACTGTCCTGTGGGATGAAGAGCTTTTTTAAATATTTATATAGAAACGAGAATTTTCCTGACGTTACAAGTAATATGAAATTTGAAATAAAAAAATATAAGGATAAAAGGAAGCCTATTCGTATTTTAAGTAAACATGAAATTTTGAAACTTTTTAACAGTATTGTAACGCATAGTGAAAACCTAATATGTGAAGTACTATTATTCAGTTTACTTTTCTCTACCGGTATGAGAATTTCTGAGCTATTAAATTTAAAAATTAATCAAATTGATTTTGAAAGAGAGATGCTATACCTAGAAAAAACAAAAACTCGGAAAGCAAGGGTGGTTTCTCTCCGAGATGGTTTTGGTGATGTATTAAGCTCTTATTGTTCCACTAATAGCTTCTCTGAGTCTGACTATCTTTTGGGACCTAAAATTTCAAAAGGGCAAGTAAGAAGTAATTTGAGGAAATACCTTAATAAGGCAGGATTACCATATGTCAGAATCCATAGTATACGCCACTCGTTCGCAACTCATATGTTGGATGCGGGTAGCCATATTTTTATAGTTCAACAATTATTGGGACACGATTGTCTTTCTTCTACAAGAAGCTACGTAGCCCCAAACTATACAAGAAATAAGAGTATTGTTATTAAAGAACAACAAGACGTTTACAAAAAATTAGAAGATAAGATAAATGCAGTTTTGCAGGGGTAATTATCCAAAGTAAAAAATATTAAATACTATTTTGCTTCGGCTCCTAGTAATATATACTGATTTTGCCCCTAGCATCTCTATAATGTCATACAAAATTTTCTTGGAGAAGAACAGATTGAAACTACTCGTATCTATGCTTAGTTGAGTGAAAGTAATACAAAAATTACTTTGAAAAATACTTTTGAATAATAATATCAAGGATATTAAATTAATCCATACTAGTTCAAGAATTGATTGCTGCCAATATCCTTTCATACTTAAAGAGATAAATTAACATTACCCAGGTCTGTTCCGTTTTATAAACTTAGTCTTTCATTTCGGTTTAACAAACTGTTTATACTCTACTTGTTTATTTGAATAGTGGTCTGTGTTAGCATTTTCTCGCCAAAAATCAAACAAATTTTTGTTTCCTTCCTGTATTTCAATTTTGAAGATATAGTTGGTATTCTCTTCATCGTAAGGAGCAATGAGCCCATTCATATGATTACAGTCTCCGACAATAATGTAATCAGCTTTTTTACTAAAATCTATAATGACATCATTCTGAAATTGTAATAGTTTTTCTGGTAGCATGCCTACTCGATGAATAAACGGTGCAACTACCTGATAAAACACGCCACCATTGGAATCTAACCGTCTAAACAGATGAGATGGAGCAATTGATTGGGCATCGAGCCAAAACCCTAAAGTGGAATCAAAATCTTTTACGAATCTCCTATAAATATTTACTCTTCTGATTTCTCCGGAATTTGTTATCAAATGGATAAATCCTGTATCTGACATAGCCACTTGCCTTAAATCAGCGTTGTGTTTTATTTTATCAAGTGGTGTGAAATAAACATAACCAATATTTTTTAGCTCTTTTGTTCCACCGATGTTCCATTTGGAGTTTTTTAGGTAGCCTGTTTCTATAATCTTAGAATAGGCAACCTTGCTTGTATGATGATAGACTTTAATGAATGGCCTTCACCTGTATAATGTTCACTAATATCAGAGGAAGCATAAATCTCGCACACATATAATTCAGAATAGTCATTTTGGCTTCTGACAAAACCGCTTTTATTGAAACGAACAGTTAAAGTTGCTTGAGCCGATATATCTATCATACGGTTGCGTAACCCTCATCATCATCGTAAAAAAGAATATTAGCTCGGAAAGCTAAAGGTTGAATCCATTTAAACCGTTTCTCTTCATCTACTTGAAAAAATAAAAAATCCGGTACAATTACGGAACCCATTAGACCGTGCATTAGCTTGCACTTTATAAACCCGTTGAACACCTGTTCCTTTTGAAATACATTGTCTCCTAAAAATTCAATGTACTCATTGTCGTGGGTACTTTCATAACGATTAAATCGTTTATTTAATTTTTTCATACCATATTATCCCTTCCTTACCCAAATATAACATATTACGGTTTAAGATAGTATCGGTTGCAGTAATGTTATTGGTAGTCAATAGTCATTGGTTAGATTTGTAATATTCTAATCCTTGGCCATAAACGCCCCCATACATATCTTCACAAACCCTTTAAAATAAGTTTATTTCTCTACTTGCTCTTCCAACAGAAAGTCTAATTCTAAAATTTAGTGAATTGCATTCAACAATCTCAACGTGTCTGCTCGCTTCCGATTGCTTGTCTCTTTTTAGTATTTAATAATTAACATTTACACTGAAAACAAATAATGCAAATGAGCTATTGGCAACAATTCCTTCTATAATCTACTAAGAATAATTCATCTTTAGAGCTTTTTAAATCCTGTAGTACCATATTAAGAGCTAATCCTACTCTTAATCTATGTATATTTACCTTAACTTCCCTTTTATAATCGGTATCCATAGTAAAGTGGATTTGTTCTGCATCAGTAATATAGCTTTCTTAGGTTATTAAGTTACATTCAACATAAGACTCAAATGATACCTTTTCTTCCTGATTCTCAAGATATAGAACAACTTCATCAAGGTTTTTTTGGCATAAACTTCTTCCATATCCTCATCATCAAAGAAGAACTCTTGCAGTTCATAAGCTATGCTATCTTTCAAATAATACTTGTAAGAATATTTAGAGTTTGTCTGGGAGTATACATAAAACTCCCCTGTTCTTCTATCGTATGCATCATCTTCATATTCTTCTACAAGCTTAAACTCTGGTTTATAAATATTAAAGTGTGTTCCGTTGTTCTTAACCCATTCAGATTTGTTCTTTAATCTATTTACTATCTGTCTCAATGGTGGTTGTGTTAGGCCAAGTCTTTTCTTCCATAGCATTTCAATCTGCTGCATATTAGCATTTTGATTGATAGGGGTATTCTTATCTCCAATTCTTGTATATATGTACCCTTCTTTAATATTGCTATACCTTTTGCTTTTTTTCTTTAAGTAAAAAGGGACACTATAAGAATTAAATACCGTAAGAATATCAATTTCCATATCCTCAATTTTACATGTCTCAACTTTTATTGCCGGAGTCTTATCACCTGCAAAAACTGTGTTGGAAAGTAAATCTAGTATTCCTGCTTGCTTAACTCGATTTTCATCATTTAGTCCAATAATCTCACCATCATCCGAAACTCCTATAATTATATTACAATCCCTGTCGTGCACCGTATTTGCAAAACAAAGAATGTCATGTAGTAGCCTTTCACTGTCCTTATGCCACTCTTGTTTAAAATCCCAATAATCACCTTCTGTCTTTTTGCTTATTAACTTATAAATTTCCTCCTCAATGTTGCTTGCATCATTTACCCCCTTTACTATACAGTCTATTAAAAAAGTCGTTTCCAATCATCATCGTAACGATCCATAAACATCGACATTAGTATTTCGTCAGAAGCATTATCTTTTCTCTTTCGTCGTTCCTCCAAATGAACCGCCATAGACAACAAAATAATTCCTTCTCGTACATAAGCAAGTAAACTCATAGTTGCATCTTTCAATTCATCAACGGTTATTGAATAAGCCAATGGGTCATCTCTATTCTCGCAAGATTCTTTTGTTATGGGATACAAAACACTGTCGTGAATTTTTAAATAACGATGCTCCAGATGGTGCCGAATTTTCGATATTTGTTCAATTGCTGGTTCTATATAGTGGTGTTCTATCTTTTGCTTCCCTATGTCTTTACATAGCCAGTAAAGACCGATTAACGGAAGATTAAACGTTTCCTCACCTGTCATCCTCGACTTTAAATTAACTTTTAAGTTATAAGAATTTTTTCCTTTTCTAATTTTATCCTGCCATATTGAACGGTAGGAAACATCCCTTTCCTTAATCCCAATTTCAAAATACTCATTCACAAAAAATGCAAGCCGATCAATTAAGGAATATAAACTTCTGTAAGAATATTTCATTTTTTCTATTGATATACCATAAGCTGGATAATCTAATGTATTAACAAGGTGGACATCTTTATCTGAAAAATGGGCTCCTTTAGAAGACAAGGAATCATATAACATATATCTAGCAGATACAAACTCCTGTTTTATCTGGTTAAACAAACCGTGAAACCTTGGTCCTTCATCAATTTTAGTAACAATATTAGGTAAATGAAGAATATCAGTTGCCGAAACGGAATAAGGGAAAGCATCATTTAAAGTATTTAGAAAAAAGGTATTTTCAAGACACCACTTACGATATCCTACTTCTTCCTCTGAGTCTCCCAATGAATAATCTTCAAATTCATACGGTTCCTCTAAAAAAACGATTGGATATAACTGTTCTAATTTAGCAATTAGGCCCTCATAGTGTTTA is a window from the Bacillus alkalicellulosilyticus genome containing:
- a CDS encoding tyrosine-type recombinase/integrase, with translation MNISAKYHSEPVVDEEIKLKSIIDKGKSSVLRKVRHEAPKTWIDSLDLTLSLFLKYLEDERRYTFSSRESQIRKLKCFTKYLTDNTQNENGGLEKNFSDFTMKEIITYEDYLIYRHNNGEIQLSTLYKYLYVIQLYVDFLRKNNKILFDYTVPSSLKHQGKRTNAYASTQDIIKLIGTAEQYSNFKIRDLCILLLIMELGCRPIEVTRLVINDLRPSESLITLFCEKSGQRTLKISKDLSKVFKKYLYIRNEYSPNHDFVFINTFGEPLSSSGVSSMITRFNKKAFGKAKINAKALRHTYATNALDNLNDFDEVSKSMGHLNWTSTEYYVHKSVKRLLQNSLPFNPLHQLVIGDEINAH
- a CDS encoding tyrosine-type recombinase/integrase; its protein translation is MKLMHIERHPEIEPEVICEQYGIELKDFLNLLQGNRRIESSKNAVEIINEFRIMLEMDLKNGRKTEDTLYYYKYFLERFKNFLNKVNPNFSLLDLNQNTMDDFYKETILRKGNISPGTKNTYQGIVKALIDFAYTQKYISEDIRSRFEMYKYEKLPRYVPTKVIRKLLNKSLETSSPYFNYTVIYFLTGTGCRLSELVNVRIGDFRVDEDVIFIRRGKGNKERYIPMYPEVKKVVMDFLSRTGVNEINYSDERHLFSKRIYDNRRPVLARSIQIMLENLQEAIGIKNQYSPHAFRHSFGVQSVKQGMRIEILQQVLGHEHIETTTIYTKLHPHDLKDEVFGKYPFPFEKLLKHMIGFEE
- a CDS encoding tyrosine-type recombinase/integrase, whose protein sequence is MCNLKLKVEEYNRISPLADSTKKKYVKGLMLFCEFLSQKLNCNVEEIDLRKIHVIKLKSGDIYTPIKSTLLDEFLYENANVGESYHKLASLSCGMKSFFKYLYRNENFPDVTSNMKFEIKKYKDKRKPIRILSKHEILKLFNSIVTHSENLICEVLLFSLLFSTGMRISELLNLKINQIDFEREMLYLEKTKTRKARVVSLRDGFGDVLSSYCSTNSFSESDYLLGPKISKGQVRSNLRKYLNKAGLPYVRIHSIRHSFATHMLDAGSHIFIVQQLLGHDCLSSTRSYVAPNYTRNKSIVIKEQQDVYKKLEDKINAVLQG
- a CDS encoding helix-turn-helix domain-containing protein yields the protein METTFLIDCIVKGVNDASNIEEEIYKLISKKTEGDYWDFKQEWHKDSERLLHDILCFANTVHDRDCNIIIGVSDDGEIIGLNDENRVKQAGILDLLSNTVFAGDKTPAIKVETCKIEDMEIDILTVFNSYSVPFYLKKKSKRYSNIKEGYIYTRIGDKNTPINQNANMQQIEMLWKKRLGLTQPPLRQIVNRLKNKSEWVKNNGTHFNIYKPEFKLVEEYEDDAYDRRTGEFYVYSQTNSKYSYKYYLKDSIAYELQEFFFDDEDMEEVYAKKTLMKLFYILRIRKKRYHLSLMLNVT
- a CDS encoding LA2681 family HEPN domain-containing protein, which codes for MVNEIVHTVGEYADKAFDEKDTDTLQRIVEDCLKWVESGEYNLLEKGILAYHGATSYSNYIHLKFKGALRYSQDMNNEQDFEMCLLMFRLSIEKLTAYQEEADLKNGSEESQYFTTYLLMAYTNYANLLQKCGRLMKALSYLKIGVGMDFPIAIGNFAGFLMDYATFDYDKGHQSVLANESYQLLKEVLKFEKVEEYAYKHYEGLIAKLEQLYPIVFLEEPYEFEDYSLGDSEEEVGYRKWCLENTFFLNTLNDAFPYSVSATDILHLPNIVTKIDEGPRFHGLFNQIKQEFVSARYMLYDSLSSKGAHFSDKDVHLVNTLDYPAYGISIEKMKYSYRSLYSLIDRLAFFVNEYFEIGIKERDVSYRSIWQDKIRKGKNSYNLKVNLKSRMTGEETFNLPLIGLYWLCKDIGKQKIEHHYIEPAIEQISKIRHHLEHRYLKIHDSVLYPITKESCENRDDPLAYSITVDELKDATMSLLAYVREGIILLSMAVHLEERRKRKDNASDEILMSMFMDRYDDDWKRLF